Proteins encoded in a region of the Bacillus sp. T3 genome:
- a CDS encoding GTP cyclohydrolase II translates to MIDPKVVATLKEKITVIRNDGKSIYLVGPIQLPVNLDGETTIFQWYCWLKCENMAGHFCEDGSYDAEKIIGTLSSSNLAEMQQSSVLVYGDFANSEDALIRMHSICHTGDIFGSKRCDCGFQLKQAMKMISHHGSGALFYLANHEGRGIGLFSKAMAYILQENGLDTVEANLQLGFVDDARNYDDAIQVLKTLRSKPVTLITNNPRKLDALNNSGADVAERVALWGDVSEYNQKYLKTKIERSGHLRNQDDQE, encoded by the coding sequence ATGATCGATCCAAAAGTAGTAGCAACCTTAAAGGAAAAAATAACGGTTATACGAAATGATGGGAAATCAATCTATCTAGTCGGTCCTATTCAATTACCCGTTAATTTAGATGGGGAAACGACAATTTTTCAATGGTATTGCTGGTTAAAATGTGAGAATATGGCTGGCCATTTTTGTGAGGATGGGTCGTACGATGCTGAGAAAATAATTGGTACGCTTTCATCCTCTAATCTTGCTGAAATGCAGCAGTCAAGCGTGTTGGTTTATGGTGATTTTGCCAATTCCGAGGATGCATTAATACGGATGCACAGTATATGTCATACAGGGGACATTTTTGGCAGCAAACGCTGTGATTGCGGTTTTCAATTAAAGCAAGCGATGAAGATGATTTCTCATCATGGAAGTGGGGCTCTGTTTTATTTAGCCAATCATGAAGGAAGAGGGATTGGACTATTTAGTAAAGCAATGGCTTATATTCTCCAGGAAAATGGACTTGACACTGTCGAAGCCAATCTTCAATTAGGCTTTGTTGATGATGCTAGAAACTACGATGATGCGATTCAAGTATTAAAAACCTTAAGATCTAAGCCGGTTACACTTATTACAAATAATCCGAGAAAGCTGGATGCCCTTAATAACTCTGGTGCTGATGTTGCAGAAAGGGTTGCATTGTGGGGGGATGTATCGGAGTACAACCAAAAATATCTTAAAACGAAAATCGAACGTTCTGGACATTTACGAAATCAAGATGATCAAGAGTAA
- a CDS encoding sortase, producing MAGHRSYTYGKFFNRLDELVKGDQVILYAQNSVYTYKVFDKKIVSPSSVDVINPISGKSVLTLITCHPKYSDKQRLIVFCELISDKELGTGEIEKILAN from the coding sequence ATTGCTGGCCATCGTTCCTATACATATGGAAAATTCTTTAACCGACTAGATGAGCTAGTTAAAGGGGATCAAGTAATTCTTTATGCACAAAACAGTGTATACACTTATAAAGTTTTTGATAAAAAAATAGTCAGTCCCTCAAGCGTAGACGTGATTAACCCGATTAGCGGAAAATCTGTACTTACACTCATTACATGTCACCCGAAATATTCTGACAAACAAAGATTAATTGTTTTTTGTGAACTTATTTCTGATAAAGAACTTGGTACTGGTGAGATCGAAAAAATCTTAGCAAATTAA
- a CDS encoding Cof-type HAD-IIB family hydrolase — MNFLANQSKIKLIALDMDGTLLNDDGKVSETNRKAIIDAQSNGVYVICSTGRSILTSRDHVVDLGLNSYHITVNGSEIWDQKGELLHRKGVPTDHIQWMYNLALKYQTKFWATATNKVWRREMPQDIENHSWLKFGFEIPEEEIRQTILLHLKEKAELFEISNSSPVNIEVNAKGVNKSIAIEQVCDRLGLVMSEVMAVGDSINDLAMIQSAGIGVAMGNAQETVKNKADWVTFTNNEDGVAHAIRTWVLS; from the coding sequence ATGAATTTTTTGGCTAATCAATCAAAAATTAAGCTTATTGCATTAGATATGGATGGAACATTACTGAATGATGACGGCAAAGTTTCCGAAACGAATCGGAAAGCGATAATAGATGCTCAATCTAATGGGGTATACGTGATTTGTAGCACTGGAAGGTCTATATTAACTTCACGAGATCATGTTGTGGACTTAGGATTAAACTCCTACCACATCACAGTAAACGGAAGTGAAATTTGGGATCAAAAGGGTGAGTTGTTGCATCGGAAGGGTGTCCCTACGGACCATATCCAATGGATGTACAACTTAGCTCTTAAATATCAAACAAAATTTTGGGCTACTGCTACGAATAAAGTTTGGCGTAGAGAAATGCCACAGGATATTGAAAACCATAGCTGGCTCAAATTTGGCTTTGAAATCCCTGAAGAAGAGATTCGACAAACTATTTTGCTGCATTTAAAAGAAAAAGCGGAGCTTTTTGAAATAAGTAATTCTAGTCCTGTTAATATTGAAGTAAATGCAAAGGGTGTAAACAAATCGATAGCAATTGAACAGGTCTGCGATCGTCTAGGCTTGGTCATGAGTGAGGTCATGGCTGTTGGGGATAGTATTAATGATTTAGCAATGATCCAAAGTGCGGGAATAGGAGTAGCAATGGGCAATGCCCAAGAAACAGTGAAAAATAAAGCGGATTGGGTAACATTTACGAATAATGAAGATGGAGTTGCACATGCGATTCGGACGTGGGTGCTATCATAA